A genomic segment from Diospyros lotus cultivar Yz01 chromosome 5, ASM1463336v1, whole genome shotgun sequence encodes:
- the LOC127801234 gene encoding zinc finger protein ZAT10-like, whose protein sequence is MALEALKSPTPATAALRMEDVAVDMDIHGLEPWKKRKRSKRPRSEDSPTEEEYLALCLLMLARGGAASPATASEDENTESRPSASAAAPAYKCSVCDKAFPSYQALGGHKASHRKLAAAAAAAEDHPSTSATTASGATLDPSGRTHECSICHKSFPTGQALGGHKRRHYEGGNNKVNGSSPFTSSEGAGSSQSQSHHRGFDLNIPALPELSLGLGVDLSRKSQLPGDQEVESPLPTKKPRLSLLSDLELS, encoded by the coding sequence ATGGCTCTTGAAGCTCTCAAGTCTCCGACGCCAGCTACGGCGGCGCTTCGCATGGAGGACGTCGCCGTCGACATGGACATCCACGGGCTCGAGccatggaagaagaggaagcGTTCGAAGAGGCCGCGTAGCGAGGATTCGCCGACGGAAGAGGAGTACTTGGCGCTTTGCCTTCTCATGCTCGCTCGAGGAGGCGCCGCCTCTCCAGCCACCGCGTCAGAGGACGAAAACACGGAGTCTCGGCCGTCGGCGTCGGCGGCGGCACCGGCCTACAAGTGCAGCGTCTGCGACAAGGCCTTCCCGTCGTACCAAGCGCTCGGCGGCCACAAAGCCAGCCACCGGAAGCTCGCCGCCGCCGCAGCCGCCGCGGAGGACCACCCTTCTACCTCCGCCACCACGGCCTCCGGCGCCACCCTCGACCCTAGCGGCCGAACCCACGAGTGCTCCATCTGCCACAAGTCCTTCCCCACCGGCCAAGCCCTTGGTGGCCACAAGCGTCGCCACTATGAAGGCGGCAATAACAAAGTCAACGGCAGCAGCCCCTTCACCTCTTCGGAAGGCGCCGGGTCGAGCCAGAGCCAGAGCCACCACCGGGGCTTTGACCTGAACATCCCAGCCTTGCCCGAACTCTCCCTCGGTCTCGGCGTTGACTTGTCGAGAAAAAGTCAACTTCCCGGCGACCAAGAAGTGGAAAGCCCTCTACCCACGAAGAAACCCCGTTTATCGCTCCTCTCGGATTTggaattatcataa